A genomic window from Polaribacter gangjinensis includes:
- a CDS encoding glycosyltransferase: protein MKLNFSIIIPVYNRPNEIDELLESLSKQDFHEDFEVLIIEDGSSEKCDVVVEKYQEDLNIRYFFKENSGAGNSRNFGMQEAFGNYFIILDSDVILPNHYLSAVKNQLEISFTDAFGGPDAAHKSFTLLQKAINYSMTSLLTTGGIRGKKNAVGTFQPRSFNMGISKIAFEKTQGFSAMKIAEDIDLTFRLWQHGFKTQLIEAAFVYHKRRTSLQQFFNQTFQFGKARPFLNQKYPKSAKLTYWFPSIFIIGFDISIFLLIFGFPELMLIYAFYFLLIFLDSLFQNKNLKVAFVSIITTFTQFYGYGLGFLKSQLT, encoded by the coding sequence TTGAAACTCAATTTCTCTATCATCATTCCTGTATATAATCGTCCAAACGAAATTGACGAATTGCTAGAGAGTCTATCAAAACAAGATTTTCATGAAGATTTTGAAGTGTTGATTATTGAAGATGGTTCCTCAGAAAAGTGTGATGTTGTTGTTGAGAAATATCAAGAAGATTTAAATATTCGTTATTTTTTCAAAGAAAATTCAGGTGCTGGAAATTCTCGCAATTTTGGTATGCAAGAAGCTTTTGGAAATTATTTTATCATTTTAGATTCGGATGTGATTCTTCCAAATCACTATCTATCAGCAGTTAAAAATCAATTGGAAATAAGCTTTACAGATGCTTTTGGAGGTCCAGATGCAGCACACAAAAGTTTTACATTGCTGCAAAAAGCCATCAATTATTCCATGACTTCTCTGTTAACAACAGGTGGAATTCGTGGAAAGAAAAATGCTGTGGGTACTTTTCAACCTCGAAGTTTTAATATGGGAATTTCTAAAATTGCTTTTGAAAAGACACAGGGTTTTTCAGCAATGAAAATCGCAGAAGATATTGATTTAACGTTTAGATTGTGGCAACATGGTTTTAAAACTCAGTTAATTGAAGCAGCTTTTGTCTATCATAAAAGACGAACTTCACTGCAACAATTTTTCAATCAAACCTTTCAATTCGGAAAAGCAAGACCATTTTTGAATCAAAAATATCCGAAAAGTGCAAAGTTAACTTATTGGTTTCCAAGTATTTTTATTATTGGTTTTGATATTAGCATCTTTTTATTAATTTTTGGTTTTCCTGAATTAATGTTGATTTATGCCTTTTATTTCTTACTCATTTTTTTAGATTCTCTTTTCCAAAATAAAAATCTGAAAGTTGCTTTTGTAAGTATCATAACAACTTTTACCCAATTTTATGGCTATGGTTTGGGTTTCTTAAAATCACAGTTAACATGA
- a CDS encoding enoyl-ACP reductase FabI — translation MYNLLKGKKGIIFGALNEHSIAWKVAERAHEEGAQFVLTNAPIAMRMGELNGLAAKTGSQIIPADATSMEDLTNLVEKSMEILGGKLDFVLHSIGMSVNVRKGKHYTDPSYDFTTKGWDVSAVSFHKTMNVLYNKQAMNDWGSIVALTYMAAQRVFPDYNDMADNKAYLESIARSFGYFFGRDHKVRVNTISQSPTPTTAGSGVKGFDGFLAYADQMSPLGNATALECADYTLTLFSDLTKKVTLQNLFHDGGFSNMGVSDAVMSKFVDEK, via the coding sequence ATGTACAATTTATTAAAAGGAAAAAAAGGAATCATTTTTGGGGCATTGAACGAGCATTCAATTGCTTGGAAAGTAGCAGAAAGAGCACATGAAGAAGGAGCACAATTTGTGCTAACAAACGCGCCAATTGCAATGAGAATGGGAGAATTGAATGGTTTGGCTGCAAAAACAGGTTCTCAAATTATTCCTGCTGATGCAACTTCTATGGAAGATTTAACCAATTTGGTAGAGAAATCTATGGAAATTTTAGGTGGAAAATTAGACTTTGTGTTGCATTCAATTGGGATGTCTGTAAACGTTCGTAAAGGCAAACATTACACAGATCCTAGCTACGATTTCACTACAAAAGGTTGGGATGTTTCTGCGGTTTCTTTTCACAAAACAATGAACGTTTTATACAATAAACAAGCCATGAATGATTGGGGAAGTATTGTAGCATTGACGTATATGGCTGCTCAAAGAGTGTTTCCAGATTACAATGACATGGCTGATAATAAAGCATATTTAGAAAGTATTGCTCGTAGTTTTGGGTACTTTTTTGGACGTGATCATAAGGTTCGTGTCAACACAATTTCGCAATCTCCAACTCCAACAACAGCTGGAAGTGGCGTAAAAGGTTTTGACGGATTTTTAGCTTACGCTGATCAAATGAGTCCATTAGGAAATGCAACTGCTTTAGAATGTGCAGATTACACATTGACATTGTTCTCTGATTTAACGAAAAAAGTAACCTTACAAAATTTATTTCATGATGGTGGATTCTCAAATATGGGAGTTAGTGATGCTGTAATGAGTAAATTTGTAGATGAAAAATAA
- the recN gene encoding DNA repair protein RecN, whose translation MLTHLSINNYALINQLDIDFSSGLSIITGETGAGKSILLGALGLVLGNRADLSSLKDTSKKCVVEAKLDITNYNLYEFFEAAELDYENLTIIRREILPSGKSRAFVNDTPVNLMVLNDLKSQLIDVHSQHQTLQLSDTNFQFSVIDALAKNHENIDLYAKELQTLSKLKKDLENLEKNQQEATKQYEYNLFLFNELEKAKLQIDEQQDLEEKLEKLNNIEDIKLNLSEVLAISINDEIGIQNLVFILENRLSKIAPFSKEYQELFTRINSLKIELDDIVTELENANEQVEFDPLEAEQINDRLQLIYNLQKKHAVNSIAELLEVLDELSEKVSQVENADEFIKQKKKEIQEVSSKLDAIAAIISKARTTVIPDLQKSLEELLADLGMQNARFSIKITPTKNYFFNGKDELDFLFSANKGGNFGELKKVASGGELSRIMLSIKKILSENTQLPTIIFDEIDTGVSGEVSNKIAAIMQLMSQHMQVITITHLPQIASKGTQHYKVFKEEIDGETTTQLKKLASEERVKEIAEMLSGKELSESAIIHAKELLN comes from the coding sequence TTGCTCACACACTTATCCATCAATAACTACGCTTTAATCAATCAATTAGATATTGATTTTTCTTCGGGTTTGTCTATCATTACTGGTGAAACTGGTGCTGGAAAATCCATTTTGTTGGGTGCTTTAGGATTGGTTTTAGGAAACAGAGCTGATTTATCATCCTTAAAAGATACATCCAAAAAGTGTGTTGTTGAAGCAAAATTAGACATCACAAACTACAACTTATACGAATTTTTTGAAGCTGCAGAGTTGGATTATGAAAATCTGACGATCATCAGAAGAGAAATTTTACCTTCAGGAAAATCAAGAGCTTTTGTGAATGATACTCCTGTAAATTTGATGGTTTTAAATGACCTAAAATCGCAACTGATTGATGTGCATTCGCAACATCAAACCCTGCAATTGTCTGATACCAATTTTCAGTTTTCAGTGATTGATGCTTTGGCTAAAAACCACGAAAATATTGACTTGTATGCTAAAGAGTTGCAAACACTTTCTAAACTGAAAAAAGACTTAGAAAACTTAGAGAAAAATCAACAAGAAGCAACCAAGCAATATGAGTATAATTTATTCTTATTCAATGAATTAGAAAAAGCCAAATTGCAAATTGACGAGCAACAAGACTTGGAAGAAAAATTGGAAAAGTTGAATAATATCGAAGATATCAAGCTCAATTTGTCTGAAGTGTTGGCAATTTCTATCAATGATGAAATTGGGATTCAAAATTTGGTATTTATTTTAGAAAATCGTTTGTCGAAAATTGCTCCTTTTTCCAAAGAATATCAAGAATTATTTACCAGAATCAACAGTTTAAAGATTGAATTGGATGATATTGTTACAGAATTGGAAAATGCCAACGAGCAAGTTGAATTTGATCCTTTAGAAGCTGAACAAATCAATGATAGATTGCAACTGATTTACAATCTTCAAAAAAAACATGCCGTAAATTCTATTGCTGAATTATTAGAAGTGCTTGATGAATTGTCAGAAAAAGTAAGTCAAGTTGAAAATGCAGACGAGTTTATCAAACAAAAGAAGAAAGAAATTCAAGAAGTTTCCTCAAAACTAGATGCAATTGCAGCAATTATTTCTAAAGCAAGAACAACTGTAATTCCTGATTTACAAAAAAGTTTAGAAGAATTATTAGCTGATTTAGGAATGCAAAATGCACGTTTTTCAATCAAAATCACACCAACTAAAAATTATTTTTTCAATGGAAAAGATGAGTTAGATTTTTTATTTTCTGCTAATAAAGGGGGCAATTTTGGGGAATTGAAAAAAGTTGCTTCAGGTGGAGAATTGTCAAGAATCATGCTTTCAATCAAAAAAATATTATCAGAAAATACCCAATTGCCAACCATTATTTTTGATGAAATTGACACAGGCGTTTCTGGTGAAGTTTCTAATAAAATTGCAGCAATTATGCAATTGATGAGTCAACATATGCAAGTAATTACCATTACACATTTGCCTCAAATAGCATCCAAAGGAACACAACATTACAAGGTTTTCAAGGAAGAAATTGATGGAGAAACAACCACGCAATTAAAAAAATTAGCTTCAGAAGAACGTGTCAAAGAAATTGCAGAAATGTTGAGTGGAAAAGAGTTATCGGAATCAGCCATTATTCATGCAAAAGAATTATTAAATTAA
- a CDS encoding DUF4835 family protein, whose amino-acid sequence MRKLVIFIFFLGCFNLVSQEVNCLVKINYEQIGGSNRQIFQTLEKALTEFINQTKWTNRVVKPEERVDCAINIIITTREDNTFTGTLQIQSSRPVFGSTYATPLLNIKDNDFTFRYNEFDPLIYNRNSFDSNLVSTIVFYVYTILGVDADSFSKYGGEFELKEAQNAMLQAQQSGIAAWQNVVGKQNRFLLIDDLLSPNLKTFRDVMYEYHIKGMDNFAANKEFAKQTIEDSVLKMETLFNKTVGNYLIRVFFDAKADEIVNIYADGPKTRNAARLVTSLRKISPTNSSKWRKLE is encoded by the coding sequence ATGCGTAAACTTGTAATTTTTATTTTCTTTTTAGGCTGTTTCAATTTAGTTTCACAAGAAGTAAATTGTTTGGTAAAAATCAATTATGAACAGATTGGAGGTTCAAATAGACAAATTTTTCAAACTTTAGAAAAAGCGTTGACAGAGTTTATCAACCAAACAAAATGGACAAATAGAGTTGTAAAACCCGAAGAACGAGTTGATTGTGCTATCAATATCATCATCACAACTAGAGAAGACAATACGTTTACAGGTACTTTACAAATTCAATCTTCAAGACCCGTTTTTGGCTCAACATATGCAACACCTTTGTTAAATATCAAAGACAACGATTTTACTTTTCGTTACAACGAATTTGATCCGTTAATTTACAATCGAAATTCTTTTGATAGCAATTTGGTTTCTACCATCGTATTTTATGTGTATACAATTTTAGGTGTTGATGCAGATTCTTTTTCAAAATATGGAGGAGAATTTGAGTTGAAAGAAGCACAAAATGCCATGTTACAAGCACAACAAAGTGGTATTGCAGCTTGGCAAAATGTGGTTGGAAAACAAAATCGATTTTTATTGATTGACGATTTATTATCTCCGAATTTAAAAACATTCAGAGATGTGATGTACGAATATCATATCAAAGGCATGGATAATTTTGCTGCTAATAAAGAATTTGCAAAGCAAACCATTGAAGATAGTGTTTTAAAAATGGAAACTTTGTTCAATAAAACTGTTGGAAATTATCTAATCAGAGTTTTTTTTGATGCCAAAGCTGATGAAATAGTAAACATATATGCAGATGGACCTAAAACCAGAAATGCAGCTAGGTTAGTTACTTCACTCAGAAAAATTTCTCCAACAAATAGTTCTAAATGGCGAAAATTAGAGTAA
- a CDS encoding FG-GAP-like repeat-containing protein: MSKSLLSLLFVLVFYSQIVSAQKIFKHIETVSGFGDLAENNGVSVADFDGDFDLDILVVSIWKDEIGKDKTHSKLYRNNNDGTFTDVTEGSGLENLLEFSELDASYNNFLGLKGFKFGAYWGDYNNDGFPDIFFTHLTKVQLFKNLGNGTFKDVTNEAGILGKNNCNNTGAVWFDYNKDSFLDLYIVDWKGCKSNTLYKNNGNGTFVNVTQSVSINSAIGLPGYNPFPFDFNKDGWMDLYLTNDFREPNQLFINNNGTSFTERANFFKADMRFNDMGIAISDYNKDGYFDFFISTIANNSLLTGKSDGTFDENASQMLVKRTGWSWGTKFGDFDLDGDEDLIVVNGFQNAIVDEEVNFYFENKFNNGISSFSNTNDQGLGELSVSVEVVDFDFDHDGDLDVFISNSQHNSYFYENTIINTFGSQNNNWFQLSLQGTISNRDAIGTKITVQTDKDKLIRFYTGVGFLGQNLKPVHFGLADATTILELKIEWPSGHVDVYKDLEINTFAKAIENSSYQKLAISPATKRVGCTDPNSCNFNPNATVSDGSCTYAQVSEIITGPQKVSYFSITNYAYNLNDGDSIQWRVEGGEIISGEGTPNISVKWDFATQGKITIVVTTSQCKSKEISKLINLSVQNIAENKSIARIWNEALLEAIRGDFARPTIHARNLFHTSIAMYDAWAIYSNNALPYLMGNNINNFTSTLSSFVPQEEIELSRKKAISYAAYRLLSYRFKNSPNATSTLAKFDILMNQLGFDSAFTSTNYENGDARALGNYIAKTIIDYGNLDGAREQFGYDNAHYAPVNIALAPEIPGNPTLSNPNRWQSLSLDTFIDQSGNVIEGEDIDFLSPEWGNVWTFAMKDSHKKTYQRNGFDYHVYHDPSSPPFLDSPDQSLSDAYKKGFAQVAIWASHLDSSDGVLWDISPKSIGNISKDVLPTSFTEYSNFYKFLEGGDIGKGHSVNPITKESYQPQIVPRGDYTRVLAEFWADGPHSETPPGHWFTILNYVNDHSLFEKKLAGEGEALNHLEWDVKSYFILGGAMHDAAVAAWSIKGWYDYIRPISAIRYLADLGQSSDTSLPNYHPNGILLEPGYIELVNENDPLAIRNPENVGKIKLFTWRGHKAIGDTNTDQAGVGWILAENWWPYQRPSFVTPPFAGFVSGHSTFSRAAAEVMTLLTGDAFFPGGIGEFKAKKNEFLVFEEGPSVDVTLQWATYRDASDQCSLSRIWGGIHPPADDIPGRLIGVKVGVEAFNYAVPYFTKKASLSSEVENNIQNRSIIFPNPVVKSNEIVVTNTTMEDTFSLYDINGRIIQIQQYFAQSLQRTILKFQSLAAGIYVLKNTNGTSWRLIIQ; this comes from the coding sequence ATGTCAAAATCATTACTTTCTTTGCTCTTTGTGTTGGTATTTTACTCTCAAATTGTTAGCGCTCAAAAGATTTTTAAGCATATTGAAACAGTTTCAGGGTTTGGAGATTTAGCAGAAAACAATGGAGTTTCTGTAGCTGATTTTGATGGAGATTTTGATCTTGATATTTTGGTGGTTTCGATTTGGAAAGATGAAATTGGAAAAGACAAAACACATAGCAAACTTTATAGAAACAATAATGATGGAACATTTACGGATGTAACTGAAGGATCAGGATTAGAAAATTTACTTGAATTTTCGGAACTAGATGCTTCTTACAATAATTTTTTAGGATTAAAAGGATTCAAATTTGGAGCTTATTGGGGAGATTATAATAATGATGGTTTTCCAGATATTTTTTTCACTCACCTAACAAAAGTGCAACTTTTTAAAAATCTTGGCAATGGAACTTTTAAAGACGTAACAAATGAAGCAGGAATTCTTGGTAAAAATAACTGTAATAATACTGGAGCAGTTTGGTTTGATTACAACAAAGATTCTTTTTTAGACCTTTACATTGTTGATTGGAAAGGCTGTAAATCAAATACTTTATACAAAAATAATGGTAATGGAACCTTTGTAAATGTTACCCAAAGTGTTTCAATAAATTCAGCCATAGGATTGCCAGGATATAATCCTTTTCCTTTTGATTTTAATAAAGATGGATGGATGGATTTATATCTTACCAATGATTTTAGAGAACCTAATCAACTTTTTATCAATAATAATGGAACTTCTTTTACTGAACGAGCCAATTTTTTCAAAGCTGATATGAGGTTTAATGATATGGGAATTGCTATAAGTGATTACAATAAAGATGGATATTTTGACTTTTTTATTTCAACAATTGCAAATAATTCTCTTTTAACAGGCAAATCTGATGGCACTTTTGATGAAAATGCCTCTCAAATGTTGGTAAAAAGAACAGGTTGGTCTTGGGGAACTAAATTCGGAGATTTTGATTTGGATGGTGATGAAGATTTAATCGTTGTAAATGGTTTTCAAAATGCGATTGTTGATGAAGAGGTAAACTTTTATTTTGAAAATAAATTCAATAACGGAATTTCATCTTTTTCAAATACAAATGATCAAGGTTTAGGAGAGCTGTCTGTAAGCGTTGAAGTAGTAGATTTTGATTTTGATCATGATGGAGATTTAGATGTGTTTATATCCAATTCTCAACACAACTCCTATTTCTACGAAAATACCATCATCAATACTTTTGGTTCGCAAAATAATAACTGGTTTCAACTTTCCTTACAAGGAACAATTTCCAATAGAGATGCAATTGGCACCAAAATTACAGTGCAAACAGATAAAGACAAATTGATAAGATTTTATACAGGTGTCGGATTTTTAGGGCAAAATTTAAAACCTGTTCATTTTGGTTTAGCAGATGCTACAACAATTTTAGAACTCAAAATTGAATGGCCTTCAGGTCATGTTGATGTTTATAAAGATTTAGAAATCAATACTTTTGCAAAAGCTATTGAAAATTCATCTTATCAAAAATTAGCCATAAGTCCTGCAACAAAAAGGGTAGGATGTACTGATCCAAATTCCTGTAATTTTAATCCAAATGCAACAGTTAGTGACGGATCGTGTACATATGCTCAAGTAAGTGAAATTATTACAGGTCCTCAAAAAGTGAGTTATTTTAGTATTACTAATTATGCGTATAATTTAAATGATGGTGATTCAATTCAATGGAGAGTTGAAGGTGGAGAAATTATCTCAGGTGAGGGAACTCCAAATATTTCTGTAAAATGGGATTTTGCCACACAAGGAAAAATAACCATTGTGGTTACTACAAGCCAATGTAAAAGCAAAGAAATTTCAAAATTAATCAATCTTAGTGTACAAAATATTGCTGAAAACAAATCCATAGCACGAATTTGGAATGAAGCTCTTTTAGAAGCAATTCGAGGCGATTTTGCAAGACCAACAATCCATGCAAGAAATCTATTTCATACAAGTATTGCCATGTACGATGCTTGGGCAATATACAGTAATAATGCGTTACCATATCTTATGGGCAACAACATAAATAATTTTACAAGTACTTTATCCAGTTTTGTTCCACAAGAAGAGATAGAATTATCCCGAAAAAAAGCCATTAGTTATGCTGCTTACCGTTTATTATCCTATAGATTTAAAAACTCACCAAATGCAACATCAACTTTAGCAAAGTTTGATATTTTGATGAATCAATTAGGGTTTGATTCCGCTTTTACAAGTACGAATTATGAAAATGGAGATGCAAGGGCTTTAGGAAATTATATAGCAAAAACAATTATTGATTATGGAAATTTAGATGGTGCAAGAGAACAATTTGGATATGATAATGCACATTACGCTCCTGTAAACATTGCATTAGCCCCAGAGATTCCAGGAAATCCTACATTAAGCAATCCAAACAGATGGCAATCACTCAGTTTAGATACTTTTATTGATCAAAGTGGCAACGTCATTGAAGGTGAAGATATTGATTTTTTAAGTCCTGAATGGGGAAATGTTTGGACTTTCGCCATGAAAGATTCTCATAAAAAAACCTATCAAAGAAATGGGTTTGATTATCATGTGTATCATGATCCTTCTTCACCTCCTTTTTTAGATTCTCCTGATCAATCTTTATCAGACGCCTATAAAAAAGGCTTTGCACAAGTGGCTATTTGGGCCAGCCATTTAGATTCTTCAGATGGAGTTTTATGGGATATTTCTCCTAAATCAATTGGGAATATTTCTAAAGATGTTTTGCCAACTTCATTTACTGAATATTCCAATTTTTACAAGTTTTTAGAAGGTGGAGATATTGGAAAAGGGCATTCTGTAAATCCAATTACCAAAGAATCGTATCAACCTCAAATTGTTCCAAGAGGAGATTATACCAGAGTTTTAGCGGAATTTTGGGCAGATGGACCTCACTCAGAAACACCACCTGGACATTGGTTTACAATTTTAAATTATGTTAATGATCATTCATTATTTGAGAAAAAACTTGCAGGAGAAGGAGAGGCTTTAAATCATTTAGAATGGGACGTAAAATCTTATTTTATATTAGGAGGAGCCATGCATGATGCTGCTGTGGCAGCTTGGAGTATCAAAGGTTGGTATGATTATATCAGACCAATTTCTGCCATTCGTTATTTGGCTGATTTAGGTCAAAGTTCAGATACCTCTTTGCCTAACTATCATCCAAATGGAATACTTTTAGAACCTGGATATATTGAATTGGTAAATGAAAATGATCCTTTAGCCATTAGAAATCCTGAGAATGTTGGAAAAATAAAATTATTTACTTGGCGAGGTCACAAAGCAATTGGAGATACCAATACAGATCAAGCAGGAGTTGGTTGGATTCTTGCCGAAAACTGGTGGCCTTATCAAAGACCTAGTTTTGTAACACCTCCATTTGCAGGATTTGTTTCAGGGCATTCAACCTTTTCTAGAGCAGCTGCTGAGGTAATGACATTGCTTACTGGTGATGCTTTTTTTCCAGGTGGAATAGGGGAGTTTAAAGCTAAAAAAAATGAATTTTTAGTCTTTGAAGAAGGACCTTCAGTTGATGTAACTTTACAATGGGCAACTTATAGAGATGCTTCAGATCAATGTAGTTTGTCTAGAATTTGGGGAGGAATTCACCCTCCTGCAGATGATATTCCAGGAAGATTGATTGGTGTAAAAGTAGGCGTAGAGGCTTTTAATTATGCAGTTCCATACTTTACAAAAAAAGCATCACTCTCTTCAGAAGTAGAAAATAATATTCAAAATAGAAGTATTATTTTCCCAAATCCAGTTGTCAAATCCAATGAAATCGTTGTTACAAATACAACAATGGAAGATACTTTCTCCTTGTATGATATCAATGGGAGAATAATTCAAATTCAACAATATTTTGCTCAAAGCTTACAAAGAACGATTCTTAAATTTCAATCGCTTGCTGCTGGAATTTATGTATTAAAAAACACAAATGGAACTTCTTGGAGGTTGATTATTCAATAA
- a CDS encoding beta-mannosidase, with protein sequence MHKFLLFLLVLAMLSCENKNLPEKIAITTNWEFKGVDTLDWQSARVPGNIFSDLLEKKMIPNPFIKTNEDSVQWVSKKNWEYKTTFSLSKKQLQKKNIELHFEGLDTYATIYLNDSIILKANNAFKKYTIDIKKSAKESNNLRVVFENFNDIELKKEAEIWYKLPVQNRVYTRKAQFQYGWDWGPVLNSYGIWKEVSIKAWDDVIFSDIYIKQDSLTVTKAVLSADIIIESNIEKFVELETWINSEKILTGIHLKKGENKLTIPIKIDNPTLWWTHNLGKPYLYRFDFKLFRKNKLLDQKIIKKGIRTIKLIAERDTIGQSFYFELNGKPVYAKGANLIPMHSFQDKVTNEKYEKLLSHVVTSNMNMLRVWGGGIYENDIFYDLCDEKGILVWQDFMFACAMYPGDATFLQNVSEEAEYQVKRLRNHTSIALWCGNNENSEAWKRWGWQENRGEKEKQEIWDNYLMLFDSILPSIVAKNSNTDYWETSPKYGRGNPKYISEGDAHDWWIWHDEYPFEHLQEKVPRFMSEFGFQSFPSFETVKYINQKDEIDLKTNAIKSHQKHPKGFELIEKYMKRDYKIPTSDEDYVYVSQLLQAKGIVMGIEAQRRAKPYNMGTLYWQLNDCWPAISWSSIDYFGNWKALQYKAKKAFENVLISTVKSKNGYEIYIVNDLLLETKGTLQIKIMDFFGKEIWSDTSRITVKADASQRVYQLLKTDVDHTKHFLSVTFNNSSSFFYFAKPKDLMLPKEPIERTISKTKNGFSITLKSNVLQKDVFLFTSEKGHFSDNFFDLLPNTSKTIHFKSNSTNLQQLSIKSLQSIQE encoded by the coding sequence ATGCATAAATTTTTACTTTTTCTCTTAGTTTTAGCGATGTTAAGTTGCGAAAATAAAAATTTACCTGAAAAAATAGCAATTACAACAAATTGGGAATTCAAAGGAGTTGACACTTTAGATTGGCAGTCAGCAAGAGTTCCTGGTAATATTTTTTCAGATTTACTAGAAAAAAAAATGATTCCAAATCCATTTATAAAAACGAATGAAGATTCTGTGCAATGGGTTTCAAAAAAAAATTGGGAATACAAAACCACTTTTTCACTTTCCAAAAAACAACTACAAAAAAAGAATATCGAACTTCATTTTGAGGGTTTAGATACCTATGCAACCATTTATTTGAATGATTCTATCATTTTAAAAGCTAACAATGCTTTTAAAAAATATACTATTGATATTAAAAAAAGTGCCAAAGAATCCAATAATTTACGAGTTGTTTTTGAAAATTTTAATGATATCGAACTAAAAAAAGAAGCTGAAATTTGGTATAAATTACCAGTACAAAATAGAGTTTATACGCGTAAAGCGCAATTTCAATATGGTTGGGATTGGGGACCAGTTTTAAATTCTTACGGAATTTGGAAAGAGGTTTCTATAAAAGCTTGGGATGATGTTATCTTCTCTGATATTTATATCAAACAAGATTCTTTGACAGTAACAAAAGCGGTTTTATCAGCCGATATTATTATTGAAAGTAACATCGAGAAATTTGTAGAATTAGAAACTTGGATTAATTCTGAAAAAATACTCACAGGAATTCACCTTAAAAAAGGAGAAAACAAACTTACAATTCCCATTAAAATTGATAATCCTACACTTTGGTGGACTCACAATTTAGGAAAACCTTATTTATATCGATTTGATTTTAAATTGTTTCGAAAAAACAAATTATTAGATCAAAAAATCATCAAAAAAGGCATCAGAACTATTAAATTAATTGCTGAAAGAGATACTATTGGTCAATCTTTTTATTTTGAATTGAATGGAAAACCAGTCTATGCAAAAGGTGCAAATTTAATTCCAATGCATAGTTTTCAGGATAAAGTAACCAACGAAAAATATGAAAAATTACTTTCGCATGTTGTAACATCCAACATGAATATGCTGCGCGTTTGGGGAGGAGGCATTTATGAAAACGACATTTTTTATGATTTGTGTGATGAAAAAGGCATTTTAGTTTGGCAAGATTTTATGTTTGCTTGTGCCATGTATCCTGGAGATGCAACTTTTTTGCAAAATGTTTCAGAGGAAGCTGAATATCAAGTAAAAAGATTGCGAAATCATACATCAATTGCTTTGTGGTGTGGAAATAACGAAAATTCTGAAGCTTGGAAACGTTGGGGATGGCAAGAAAATAGAGGTGAAAAAGAAAAGCAAGAAATTTGGGATAATTATTTGATGCTTTTTGATTCTATTTTACCATCCATTGTTGCAAAAAATAGCAATACTGATTATTGGGAAACATCGCCAAAATATGGCAGAGGAAATCCAAAATACATCTCAGAAGGTGATGCACATGACTGGTGGATTTGGCATGATGAATATCCATTTGAACACTTGCAAGAAAAAGTTCCAAGATTCATGAGTGAATTTGGTTTTCAATCTTTTCCAAGCTTTGAAACTGTAAAATATATCAATCAAAAAGATGAAATTGATTTAAAAACTAACGCAATAAAATCACATCAAAAACATCCAAAAGGTTTTGAATTGATAGAAAAATACATGAAGCGTGATTATAAAATTCCGACTTCTGATGAAGATTACGTTTATGTAAGTCAGTTGTTGCAAGCAAAAGGAATTGTAATGGGAATTGAAGCTCAAAGAAGAGCAAAACCTTACAATATGGGAACATTATATTGGCAGTTAAATGATTGTTGGCCAGCTATTTCATGGTCAAGTATTGATTATTTTGGCAATTGGAAAGCATTGCAATACAAAGCAAAAAAAGCTTTTGAAAATGTGTTAATTTCAACTGTAAAATCAAAAAATGGATATGAAATTTATATCGTAAACGATCTTTTATTAGAAACAAAAGGAACTTTACAAATAAAAATCATGGACTTTTTCGGGAAAGAAATTTGGTCAGATACATCAAGAATTACTGTAAAAGCTGATGCTAGTCAGCGAGTTTATCAATTGTTAAAAACAGATGTTGATCATACAAAACATTTCCTTTCAGTTACATTTAATAACTCATCATCCTTCTTTTATTTCGCAAAACCAAAAGATTTAATGTTACCAAAAGAGCCAATTGAACGAACTATTTCAAAAACAAAAAACGGCTTTTCAATTACGTTAAAAAGTAATGTTTTGCAAAAAGATGTATTTTTATTTACATCAGAAAAAGGGCATTTTTCAGATAATTTTTTTGATTTATTACCCAATACTTCTAAAACCATTCACTTTAAAAGTAATTCAACTAATTTACAACAACTATCCATAAAGAGCTTACAATCCATTCAAGAATGA